In Falco rusticolus isolate bFalRus1 chromosome 7, bFalRus1.pri, whole genome shotgun sequence, the DNA window CGGGCTTCACCGACAGGCGGCGGCAGTTGGGGCAGCCCCGGGTCCCGTTGGTCTGGAGGCACCTGCAAAGGGAGGAGGCCGTTTCAGGGGGTGCTCTGCGGCCGGGGGCTCCCCCAGCGCCGCCCCCGCTGCCATTCCGTCTGTTAACCGGGTAACATCGGGATCGGCTCCCCGCCCCGGGCGACGCTGGAGCCGGTTCCCACCCGCTGCgggccccccctccccctccccgccccccccccctcccgccgcccaTCCCGTCCTGCCGTGCCCTGTCAGGCTGCGGGtttaaattcttaattttctgaacCAAGTGTTTTGTCACGCTCGCGATTCTTCTGAAAGTCTGATGATGGCACAGCTAACTCTCATGCCAGTGGCACAACGAGAGGCCTCGCTCCTCACCTCCTGCACCTCAGCGTACCCCCGGCCCTGAGGGAACGTGGGGGGGATTCAGGGGCAAACCCCAAACTGCCCCGGAGAGAAGAACTGGCTCCCCCAGAAGAATTCACTAAGAACCCGTGAACCGGGCTAAGCACCCACAAGGTGAGGACAGTGGTGAACGGTCATTTAGAGGACAGAAGTGGCAGGGCTGTTATGGCTCCATCTCACCCTGCCAGGCCATGAGTTTCATGACGCTGCAATGTGTGATCTGCACCCCTTAGGGCACAGTGAACGGGACAAAGACCTGGGGAACAGCATGCATAGGACTGTCCTACTGTGGGCACAAACCGTTCTTTCCTATGACTAATGTGGTGACAAGGGTCTTTAGTACTTCCAGCTCATTACTTTAAGTGGAAGAAGTGGGAGCAAGGCAGCGCCTGGAGCTGGTTGTTCTTCTCCCCAATGGACTCCCCACACATGCCACAGTACAGCTCCATTTCCTCCACGCATTCATGGAACTTCACGACATGGTCACGCAATTCTTGCTGCTGCCCCTTTGTACGATAGATCGTTTCGCACAGGCAGTGGAGCTTCAGCAGGCCAAGCTGCACATGAAGGGCAGAGAGATAAGAAAAGCGAATAACAGGGTGAAGACAGACCAGTTACAGAAAGAGTGGAAACCGCTACAGCTTCATCAGCCAGCTAGAGAAACATCAGCACAGACAGCTACCTGAGGGACAGGATCAGTCATAAGGACATCTGGTCTCTCAGTACTTCCTGCCATTAACCCTACATCTCTGTAGCACAAAAGGGGACACCAGGTTTGAGGTACTCTGCGGCTCTTTCATCAATATGGTTTTCCTGAGCTATCCATGATGTAACACTGTGTTTCAGTTCCCTTTgcctccagccagcacagggttccagctgctgctcagggcaataatatttttcaaggaGAGATCCCTAATCCTCTAGCTCTCTGCTTGCTTCATACCCCATTTTTactgcttccccttcccctttgtTTATTCCATTGTGACTCCTCCCTCACTTTTCAGTCTTGTGCACTGTGCAATGGCACACATCTAAACACTTCATAACAAAGCAAGTCCCAAGCACTGACTGGTTAATACAGATGCGTTAATAAGCAATAACAAGTTCAGATACTTTAACACTTAAGTTGCCTGACAGAAGGCTATGGGCAGTCCCAAAGAGAAGCTGTAGGATCCTACCTTGTTCCCTAgtccctctgccagctcctgtgccTTTTCAATACTTTCCAGAGCCTGTGAATGGAGAGCATGCATCATCAGTTCTCCGTCTGATATATCAAAACCAGACTTGTATGAAGGCCCAATgggaaatattaaaagaaagaggTAAAGAGTAGAATCTGGAGAAACGAACATCACTGCATTTCTGGAGATCCAAGAGAACTGTCCCACAGATTTCCCGCCCTCCCAAAGGTTCATCCATAAGAAAAGCTTGGTTTCTGAAAGACCACAAaacaaaagtataaaaaaattaataaatctgaGTGCTACATTCCTGTTCCAGTCACGTAGTGCAAAGTATGGGTATGATGTTGGCAGAGGCTGATGTTTCCAAACAAAGAGaatacagatatatttaaaCTCAGTCACATATCCTCATTGGGGTTGGGATGATGCACGAGCAAAGCAAGCCTTTTTCCCATCATACCCTGCAGGCACAGTAATCGGTGGGCAACTCCAGTTTCACTTGTAcaagcagggaggaaagggatCACCACCACCAACACACCACagtcttccatttctttccttgctgttcAGATATACACTTTGTCTTATTTACATATACACAGTGTGATGTAGGATTGTGCTACTATCCATCTTTTTCTATCTGAAGGGAGGTATTTAGCATAGCAGTTGTTACACCAAATGAGTCTCTACTTTCCCCTAGATGTCACAGTGTTCCTCATCATTCTGATCATGTCTCGGTTTTCCAGAACTGTTGAAATCTGCTTCAGATTTGaccaagaggaagaagaggtcTCCCTTATgatgcagtatttttcagaaggaacGTTATAAATTTCTACCCTATAATATGGCATTACTGCTATTCTAGGAGAAGAGGAACAGATGAGATAAAAGAATGCACTTTGAATGCAGAGGAGATGGCATTAGACCTGTGGTGGCTGCGATAGCCTAGGATAAGGACCTTGTAGAAGTGGGAAGCATGAACTGAAGGCCAGCAGGTAGAACATAACTGAGAGCTGGGCCTAGGAAGAGTGACCGTGCACTGGAAAACCCTGAAATTAATGACCGGGACTAAGAATCAAAGTGAAACATGTGGGGTGGAGAAAGAGATGCTGAGAAGTCCAGGGGACAGTTTGTCTTGGACAGGAATATGAGACTGCACAAGTTTGAGCAAGCAGGCTGTGACAGCAGCCTGGGAGGATCTGTGATAGCATTGACTATGTGCAAATGAAAGGAAACTGACTAACTGGCTGAGGAGACTGGGAAGATGAAGGAAGCTAGCACAAGATTAGGGAATCGGTGAGTGAAAAGTTAGCAAACTGCTTTGTTAGGCAACTGATATTGGGATGAGTAGTATGAGAAATGGAAACTGGGACTGGCAGGTTGAGGACAGGCCCGGGTGAGTATTCAGCGCTGTGGCATTTGAGGTGGTCACGTTTGGGGCAATGGGCATAAGGTCCCTTACCCACCAGGGCAGACTTCCCTCTAATGCCTGGAACTGAAAGTAAGATTCATCTATTAATTCtcttctgtgggttttggtgaGATTAGGACTGTGTGCAAAGCCCTCACCAAGCTCTCATACGTGCTTGTGAATCAGAGGGTGGCAATGGCTGGAAGTGGGATCAATGGATGGAAGGGTTTGATGAGCGCTCTGAATATTCTCTTATGTAGTGGCCTAGCTGCTGTGTCCTGTCCCATTCTTTTGAATACAAGACACAACGCCAAGAAATGATTACACTGAACAAAGTTTTTAACTGCACAGTTTCTTCTTCCATTGCAAATGTAGTGTTTACTTACTGAGATTGCACGGTGTATCTCATCCAGCTGATTCCCTGCAGTAGGCCACTCCCAAGCTCAAGGTGCTGTCGGAATCTCCGACAGACACATACTCAGTTTCCTAATATCTGGGACGCTTTGTTTGAGCTAAAATTCTCTGAGTCTTATATGAGTGATTAGTGAATCTTCACTGTATCTACACGCAAACCAGCATCCTGATGTGGCCTTGTGCAGGCATTCCAGGTTGTTCAGCACTACTAGTTCAAGGCTACCCTTTGAGCATCTCATTCTGCAGCCTCATAATGTTCCTGCAGCGCAATCTGCTACACGTACTGCAATCTGGATTTTAACACATACACTGCctaagcattttcaaaacaagtaaCGTTGCCCCCTTGTATTATGTTGACCAGTTGTCTATTCCCAAAtgattttctgttctcatttctctgtttcaCATCACAGTTCATATACCTTCAAAGTCTCTCTAGGAATTTGATGCCATGTTTGTCTGAAAAGCACATGGTGGAGCCGTAGAGCTGTCTAAACATCATCACTATTACTACGAGCTTAGTCGTATAGCTAAAAAGTAGGCAGCAGAATCTATGGCGGAGCATAAGCCAATTACCTACAATGGCAGGAGTAGGCTTCCTTCCCTCAGTGCTGGTTTCTTCTCAGTGCAGTACTTAAAGTCATCAGGACTGACTAATGAGACAATTCTGTAAGTCAGCAGTCTGACTCAGAGTGGATGTTCGTACTGTTAGTAACCAATTTCTGGCTGAGGGGCCATTTGGAGAAACGTGACTGTACAAGCAACAGACCCTGTTGTACAAGCAAGGGGTACAGGTCTCTACCGCACTTTGATGGGTGTACAGTTCAGAAAAAGACTGTATGATTTAATCTTGCCTAACAAAATTCTGTAGAAACAAGTTGGTAACTGACCTTGTCCAGCTCCTTTTGCATCATCCAGCACTTAGTCACTCCTAGCAGCACCTGGACCAGGCCCAGGCGGTTTCCAATCTCTGTCATGATGCTCATGGAGGAATCATATCGAGGAAAGGCTGTCtgcagaagcagggaggaaaacatGTGTTTTGCTATGGCCTGCTTTCCACACCCTGTTGCTATCCCCTCTGGCCTTCCTGGCAGGAAAGAGCTGTACCTGCACATCTCTGCGACTGCGATGGATatctgcaaagcacagcagacaCAGCGCTTGCAGAGGCCGGTCACCATGCTGCAGTGCAATCTTCATGGACTCCTGAAAGGAATTGTCTATGGTCAGTAAAAGAGCTTATTCCTGGTTCaaaacagcagggctgggactgTGCACTCCAGCCACTGGAAAGTCAGCTCTAAAGAAATGGTACAATCTTTTTAAGGCAAGTAAAGTCATGTTCACATGTTCCCAACCAAGAGCCATGAATAGACCCAAACTGTTGAGGCCCCCTGGGCTACTAAAACCACAGCTCTAAGATGGGGAAGCACCACGAACATCTAGAATCAAGAGTGAATGCCAAGTATTCCTCCCAGTCCTGTAGGCAAGATCCCCTTGCAGAGACCTCTGCATCTGCCTGCGCCCTATACCTCACAGCAGTCCATAGCATCTGCCAAGCGCCCCAGCTTCCGATAGGCCACTGCCATGTGATACTGGCTCATTGCACGGTACTTCAAGCTCCAGCCCTTTCCATAATCATtcaccagctcagctgctttaCATGGAAAGAATAAGGCTTTCTCGTAGTCCTGTAAGGCAGACAAGCAGATAGACAGTAGTTAGagcaaatataaagcaaaaagaagttAAGAGCTGGCAAATCACCCGCATCCTTAGTTCCTGCCTGTTTTTGCTCATATAAATCACTATTTGCCTGTGATAGCAGTAGAAATAGAGAATCCATGAGTtctggctgccagccctgtgtgCAGACAGTACCTCCTCTGATGTGATCTTCTTTGAAGCTAAGTTTGATCTTTTAAACACACAGAATattcacagctgcttctgctgtgctaTGTAAATATTACACTAATCTTACTGTGAAGGAGGGCACTCAATGAGTGTCTTATAAAGAAGAGAGCTTACAATGCCTTCTCAGTACTTCACTTTCTATAGCAAAGAAATAAGTTGAAATTCACACCATTTCCAATGCTCTCCTGAATCCACGCGACAATCACCCTTCCGCCCCTTAGGTTACCCCACCTTTATCTGGGTGTAGAAGTTCCCGAGGCTGCAGCAGACTCGACACTCCAGCATCTTGTCATCATTG includes these proteins:
- the RAPSN gene encoding 43 kDa receptor-associated protein of the synapse, encoding MTHFYKRSFFYLKFAVVQIDTARELEDPDYLTESYLNLARSNEKLCEFQKTISYCKTCLNMQGTTVSLQLNGQVSLSMGNAFLGLSIFQKALECFEKALRYAHNNDDKMLECRVCCSLGNFYTQIKDYEKALFFPCKAAELVNDYGKGWSLKYRAMSQYHMAVAYRKLGRLADAMDCCEESMKIALQHGDRPLQALCLLCFADIHRSRRDVQTAFPRYDSSMSIMTEIGNRLGLVQVLLGVTKCWMMQKELDKALESIEKAQELAEGLGNKVGSYSFSLGLPIAFCQAT